One stretch of Arthrobacter polaris DNA includes these proteins:
- a CDS encoding GNAT family N-acetyltransferase: protein MVKPEPVPDYPAHWEADVVLRDGGTGHLRPMRAADADAVQXFHMAQSQNSIYMRFFTYKSKLTAKELRRFTELDYVDRVAFVITRGAEIIGIGRYDRLDDPGEAEVAFNVSDAHQGRGLGSILLEHLAAAARENGIDKFSAEVLPENRKMIQVFSEAGYEVHRHFDEGVISLYFDIDPTXKSRAVMESRXHRAEARSVSKLVAPTSVAVIGASRAXGSIGQQLLEHVIEGKFAGPVYAVNQDALEVSGMMPYSSIAAVPGPVDLAIIAVPYEQVTAVVDQCGKAGVKGLVIATAGFADDGAPGLARQRALRQARANGMRLVGPASLGLANTDPLVSLNASMAPSLPPQGGLGIFTQSAALGVALFASLSRREVGMSTILSAGNRADVSGNDMMQFWEDDPHTTACGLYLESIGNPRKFSRISRRLSRSKPVIVAKSDSIGLRLPPGHAVRTTQAPAGALDAMLRQSGVVRVNTIEELSDVAQILVGQPLPHGPGLAIIGNSPALGTVVADAAAQHGLTVTAVNTNLILDMGQSKALPLLKRTVLAALAQDGVDSAVLMLLPVIGLSIESIATALQACSEEAQKPVIAXFSGIIDPRIHINRQMSKTLPAFSNPGAAIAALAAASRYAHWLTLDAPVFSPPAGVNPQAAETLLDSWLEKVQGDGLVTLSPSQAKELLSHYGIDVLESVPFGSEDEAVAGAERLGWPVAIKTLDPSLRHRLDXGGVRINIENAQSLRRNIVQMRKFLKPYGEKNLEVQSMAEVGQSCTLRAIEXPLLGPVVSFGLSGDAVNLLDDWAHRVPPLSVADTAELVRAPRAAVKLFGYEGLPAGNVSALEDFVARVAMLKDEHPEVAFIECNPILVGPTTVTVLAVDVRIGNPAQRTDSARRAMMS, encoded by the coding sequence ATGGTGAAGCCAGAGCCCGTGCCCGATTATCCGGCCCATTGGGAAGCCGATGTTGTCCTGCGGGACGGTGGAACAGGGCATTTGCGCCCCATGAGGGCCGCGGATGCGGACGCTGTGCAGATNTTTCACATGGCGCAGTCACAAAATTCCATCTATATGCGCTTCTTTACGTACAAATCCAAGCTCACGGCCAAGGAATTACGCCGTTTCACCGAACTTGACTACGTGGACCGTGTGGCATTTGTCATAACCCGTGGGGCTGAAATTATTGGCATTGGCCGCTATGACAGGCTCGATGATCCAGGAGAAGCTGAGGTCGCCTTCAACGTCTCTGACGCCCACCAGGGCCGGGGCTTGGGTTCGATCCTNTTGGAGCACCTGGCGGCGGCAGCCAGGGAGAACGGGATCGATAAATTCTCGGCCGAAGTTTTGCCGGAGAACCGTAAAATGATCCAGGTNTTTTCCGAGGCTGGGTATGAGGTGCACAGGCACTTTGACGAGGGCGTCATCTCCTTATATTTTGACATTGACCCTACCGANAAATCTCGGGCCGTGATGGAGTCCCGGNNGCACCGGGCCGAGGCTCGCAGTGTTTCTAAACTGGTGGCGCCAACATCCGTAGCGGTCATCGGCGCCAGCCGAGCATGNGGGAGCATAGGCCAGCAGCTGCTAGAACACGTCATCGAGGGCAAGTTCGCTGGCCCTGTGTACGCCGTCAATCAGGACGCCCTGGAAGTCTCCGGCATGATGCCGTACTCCAGTATTGCCGCGGTGCCGGGGCCGGTTGACCTCGCTATCATCGCCGTCCCCTATGAACAGGTCACCGCCGTTGTGGATCAGTGTGGGAAAGCCGGGGTGAAGGGCTTGGTGATTGCTACGGCAGGATTTGCCGACGACGGCGCACCCGGCTTAGCGCGGCAGCGCGCCTTGCGCCAAGCCAGGGCGAACGGGATGCGTCTGGTGGGCCCGGCCTCGTTAGGCCTTGCCAATACTGACCCCTTGGTGTCTTTGAATGCTTCGATGGCGCCTTCCTTGCCGCCGCAGGGTGGTTTGGGCATTTTCACCCAGTCTGCCGCCTTGGGTGTGGCACTGTTTGCCTCCCTGAGCCGGCGCGAGGTTGGTATGTCAACGATCCTCTCAGCGGGGAACAGAGCCGATGTTTCAGGCAATGACATGATGCAGTTTTGGGAAGATGACCCGCACACCACGGCCTGTGGCTTGTACCTTGAATCGATAGGAAATCCGCGCAAATTTTCCCGTATCTCCCGGCGCCTTTCCCGCAGCAAACCAGTGATTGTTGCCAAATCCGATTCCATTGGCCTGCGGCTGCCACCAGGGCACGCAGTGCGCACAACCCAGGCACCTGCCGGTGCCCTGGACGCCATGCTGCGCCAGTCCGGCGTGGTGCGCGTGAACACCATAGAAGAACTCTCCGACGTGGCCCAAATACTAGTGGGCCAACCGCTACCCCACGGGCCAGGACTGGCGATCATTGGCAATTCNCCCGCACTGGGCACAGTAGTTGCCGATGCAGCGGCCCAGCATGGGCTCACCGTGACCGCCGTGAACACGAATCTGATCCTTGACATGGGGCAATCCAAGGCGCTGCCGTTGCTCAAACGCACTGTGCTGGCCGCACTCGCCCAAGACGGGGTGGACTCTGCTGTCCTCATGCTGCTGCCTGTCATCGGGTTGAGCATTGAGAGCATCGCCACAGCGCTGCAGGCTTGTTCAGAGGAGGCACAGAAGCCTGTCATTGCTATNTTTAGTGGGATTATTGACCCGCGCATTCACATCAACCGGCAAATGTCTAAAACTTTGCCCGCGTTTTCAAACCCCGGCGCAGCTATTGCGGCACTGGCAGCTGCCAGCCGGTATGCGCACTGGTTGACACTGGATGCCCCTGTCTTTTCTCCGCCAGCAGGNGTCAACCCACAAGCAGCAGAAACTCTGCTTGACTCGTGGCTGGAGAAGGTTCAAGGTGACGGGCTTGTCACGCTTTCNCCGTCCCAAGCTAAGGAACTGTTGAGCCATTACGGCATAGATGTTCTGGAGTCAGTACCNTTTGGAAGTGAGGATGAGGCCGTGGCCGGAGCCGAGCGGTTGGGCTGGCCCGTTGCCATTAAAACCCTTGACCCGTCCCTGCGGCACCGGCTGGATTTNGGNGGTGTGCGCATCAACATTGAAAATGCGCAGTCCTTGCGACGGAACATTGTCCAGATGCGCAAGTTCCTCAAGCCCTACGGTGAGAAAAACTTAGAAGTCCAGTCCATGGCCGAGGTAGGACAGTCTTGCACTTTGCGAGCCATTGAAGANCCCCTGCTGGGACCGGTGGTCTCCTTTGGCCTGTCAGGGGATGCTGTGAACCTCTTAGACGACTGGGCGCATAGGGTTCCNCCACTTTCGGTGGCCGATACAGCTGAACTGGTTCGTGCGCCGCGAGCTGCCGTGAAACTCTTTGGCTACGAAGGCCTACCTGCAGGCAATGTCAGCGCACTGGAGGATTTCGTTGCGAGGGTTGCCATGCTCAAGGATGAGCACCCCGAAGTTGCCTTCATCGAATGCAATCCAATTTTGGTAGGCCCCACAACTGTGACGGTGCTTGCCGTTGATGTGCGCATTGGTAATCCGGCCCAGCGCACAGATAGTGCACGCCGGGCCATGATGTCCTGA
- a CDS encoding alkaline phosphatase family protein, which produces MPAPLACQPALPVAPAYGRASIGDVLSSAAAVLGEPTSENVLKLPAADRICVVLVDGXGKALLKQRSAHAPFLRTVMAEDSQGEHPRTLHAAFPSTTATSLSALGTGTVPGQHGMVGYDVLDPRQDKVVNLLGNWDRGVDPLTWQPFPTXFXKLMPAVPSTTVSLPQFANSAMTRAALRGSEFRAASSTHARVEQAVAALAATPQALVYLYWSELDKAGHAHGANSAQWEYQLEELDAGMKRLAATAPANTLILLTADHGMVDVPRAGRIDYSVFPELVAGVRHTAGEPRMVHLYLEPEATVETRQKLVEAWLERFGNQAWVLTREQAVEAGYFGDVRESVSPRIGDVLILARETIAFYDLRRVRPQAMDVVGQHGSITKAEREVPLLRIPVTGXKPKGKRR; this is translated from the coding sequence GTGCCGGCACCGCTNGCTTGCCAGCCCGCCTTGCCGGTGGCCCCGGCCTATGGCAGGGCAAGCATTGGTGACGTGCTCAGCAGTGCAGCAGCTGTGCTNGGGGAACCCACCAGTGAAAATGTTCTCAAGCTCCCCGCTGCAGATCGGATCTGCGTAGTACTTGTGGACGGTTTNGGGAAGGCGTTGTTAAAGCAACGCTCCGCACATGCACCGTTCTTGCGCACAGTGATGGCCGAAGATTCCCAAGGTGAGCATCCACGCACCCTTCATGCCGCTTTCCCCAGTACCACGGCAACCTCCCTCAGCGCCTTGGGTACAGGAACAGTGCCGGGTCAGCACGGAATGGTGGGCTATGACGTTCTGGACCCGCGCCAGGACAAGGTGGTAAACCTGCTGGGAAATTGGGACAGGGGCGTTGATCCATTGACGTGGCAGCCCTTTCCCACCATNTTTGANAAACTTATGCCAGCTGTTCCCTCCACCACTGTCAGTTTGCCGCAGTTCGCTAACTCAGCCATGACCCGGGCAGCCCTGCGCGGGAGCGAATTCCGTGCGGCTAGTTCCACCCATGCGCGGGTGGAACAGGCCGTGGCCGCCTTGGCCGCCACGCCCCAAGCGCTGGTATACCTCTACTGGAGCGAGCTGGATAAAGCAGGCCATGCCCACGGTGCCAACTCAGCGCAATGGGAGTACCAATTGGAGGAGCTCGACGCCGGCATGAAGCGTCTTGCCGCCACCGCACCTGCGAACACGCTGATCCTGCTGACTGCCGATCACGGCATGGTCGATGTTCCCCGTGCGGGGCGGATCGATTATTCGGTGTTCCCGGAGCTGGTTGCCGGGGTCAGGCATACGGCCGGGGAGCCCCGTATGGTGCACCTCTACCTGGAACCAGAGGCCACCGTTGAAACCCGCCAGAAGCTAGTGGAGGCATGGCTTGAGCGTTTCGGCAACCAGGCCTGGGTCCTGACCCGTGAGCAGGCCGTGGAGGCAGGATATTTTGGTGACGTGCGTGAAAGCGTTAGCCCGCGCATCGGTGATGTGTTGATCTTGGCGCGGGAGACCATAGCGTTTTATGACTTACGCCGTGTCCGCCCGCAAGCCATGGACGTGGTGGGACAGCACGGCTCCATCACCAAAGCCGAGCGTGAAGTTCCGTTGCTGCGCATCCCCGTGACAGGCAANAAGCCCAAGGGCAAGCGCCGCTAA
- the sepH gene encoding septation protein SepH: MNAKTLWEDGMADLRLVGVHDDGGHLLLSGPDGDIYLLXLDEALRTAVGRTGHHSSRAPQASGARMTPRXIQTLIRSGSNAGDVSAQSGLSLEQVRRYEGPVLAEREYIATQARNVQVATPTPHNDDYKSAFGDSSVTLDEMVTHRLAAFGIDPKSLRWDAWRDHAGTWSVSADFDPGTEWAASSIGEPAXAVWRFQASRKTLHNANRWAQQLSELEPLDSPVPERRLSAVIDQPFDVEADAELAPADTDPASTTDGSDSSDDTVEADHPGRGLLEMLRSRRGVRLGLNEDGDDELAAMLGTHVPGAHPRDETLYGAXETPAEFAEEDTSTAASSAKDTARTSPFLQLAXSLTENNDHALESIDSVGEVSTKTREVVLSGEPVTSLRQLAPAAEPASDPLAAPSTDNTPESHQNNHEDSGPSDSEVAARLERKAAAKPKRSSVPSWDEIVFGTKGD, from the coding sequence GTGAACGCAAAGACTTTATGGGAGGACGGCATGGCTGATCTGCGGCTGGTGGGTGTCCACGACGACGGCGGACATCTGCTACTGAGTGGTCCCGATGGAGACATCTACCTACTCNCCCTGGATGAGGCGCTGCGCACAGCGGTGGGTAGAACCGGACACCACTCTTCTAGGGCGCCTCAAGCATCGGGCGCCCGGATGACGCCCCGGNAAATTCAGACACTGATTCGTTCAGGTTCCAATGCTGGCGATGTTTCTGCACAATCTGGGCTCTCGTTGGAGCAAGTGCGCCGTTATGAGGGACCTGTGCTTGCCGAGCGCGAGTACATCGCTACTCAGGCACGCAATGTCCAGGTCGCCACTCCCACCCCGCACAATGACGATTACAAATCGGCCTTTGGCGATAGCTCGGTAACCCTTGATGAAATGGTCACTCACCGTCTGGCCGCCTTCGGCATCGACCCGAAGTCACTGCGCTGGGATGCTTGGCGTGACCATGCCGGCACCTGGTCTGTCAGTGCAGATTTTGATCCGGGAACAGAGTGGGCGGCCAGCAGCATTGGTGAGCCTGCCNCCGCGGTGTGGCGTTTCCAAGCCAGTCGCAAGACCTTACACAATGCTAATCGATGGGCTCAACAGCTCAGCGAATTAGAACCCTTGGACAGCCCTGTTCCTGAACGTCGGTTGAGCGCGGTCATTGACCAGCCCTTCGATGTTGAGGCCGACGCCGAGCTGGCGCCAGCTGATACTGATCCCGCAAGCACCACTGATGGCTCCGACTCCTCAGATGACACGGTGGAAGCCGATCACCCCGGGCGCGGTCTTCTTGAGATGCTGCGCTCTCGTCGCGGCGTACGTTTGGGACTAAACGAAGACGGCGACGACGAACTCGCTGCCATGCTGGGCACTCACGTCCCCGGCGCTCATCCACGTGATGAGACACTGTATGGCGCCNCGGAAACCCCTGCCGAGTTCGCGGAAGAGGACACTTCTACTGCAGCGTCCAGCGCAAAGGACACTGCCCGCACCAGCCCCTTCCTGCAACTGGCCNCCAGCCTGACCGAGAACAACGATCACGCGCTGGAGAGCATCGACAGTGTTGGCGAAGTGAGCACGAAGACCCGCGAAGTTGTACTCTCAGGAGAACCTGTCACGTCACTGCGCCAGTTAGCCCCTGCCGCTGAGCCTGCTTCTGACCCTCTTGCTGCACCGTCCACAGATAACACGCCAGAGAGCCACCAGAACAACCACGAGGACAGTGGCCCCAGCGACAGCGAGGTTGCTGCACGCCTTGAACGTAAGGCGGCGGCCAAGCCCAAGCGCTCAAGTGTCCCCAGTTGGGACGAAATAGTCTTTGGCACCAAAGGCGACTGA
- a CDS encoding DUF4193 family protein, with amino-acid sequence MTTGYHRPRTSPRPAGTAKQAHPNAALNNTVIDLSETDAADMFELPGGELPPDELAMEILAEQADEFTCGSCFLVRHRSQLARXKGAIKYCRDCE; translated from the coding sequence ATGACCACCGGCTACCATCGGCCACGCACNAGCCCCAGACCTGCAGGGACCGCCAAGCAAGCGCACCCCAACGCAGCTCTCAACAACACCGTCATCGACTTATCTGAGACTGATGCGGCTGACATGTTTGAACTCCCTGGCGGCGAATTACCGCCGGACGAGTTGGCCATGGAGATCCTGGCTGAGCAAGCCGACGAGTTCACCTGCGGATCATGCTTCCTTGTCCGGCACCGTTCACAGCTGGCCCGCGANAAGGGCGCCATAAAATATTGCCGGGACTGCGAATAG
- a CDS encoding DUF3093 domain-containing protein: MSSPSPQSAMSXATASYTEKLWPNFWGWVIVLGLSAAGILIFIPISPTAGYVAFSILLIAQAAFLITSTPTISVTSETLQVGRAQIERQYVGRXTIYHGDEATQQRGTKLNGLAYLCIRGWIKPVVKIEITDPSDRTPYWLTSTRNPEHLAAALGGAGLTNTGHQES, encoded by the coding sequence ATGTCATCACCATCGCCGCAGAGCGCCATGTCCNCCGCAACGGCCAGCTACACCGAGAAGCTCTGGCCCAATTTCTGGGGTTGGGTGATTGTGCTGGGGCTCTCCGCCGCCGGAATCTTGATTTTCATCCCCATCAGTCCCACCGCCGGATATGTGGCCTTCTCCATTTTGCTGATCGCCCAAGCAGCCTTCCTCATTACCTCAACTCCCACCATTTCGGTGACCAGCGAAACACTCCAGGTGGGCCGGGCACAGATTGAACGCCAATATGTGGGGCGGNTAACTATCTACCATGGCGATGAGGCAACTCAACAGCGCGGAACCAAGCTCAATGGACTGGCGTACCTGTGCATTCGCGGCTGGATCAAGCCTGTGGTGAAGATTGAAATCACGGACCCTTCTGACAGGACACCCTACTGGCTGACCTCAACACGTAACCCCGAGCACCTAGCGGCAGCGCTGGGTGGGGCAGGGCTCACGAACACCGGCCACCAAGAGTCATAG
- the dut gene encoding dUTP diphosphatase — MTHQTSSSNHGSFQEHPPLSVQLCMLDAGIEPPSYAHPGDAGADLRSRIDIVLAPGERALVPTGVSIALPFGFVALIHPRSGLATKYGLTIVNSPGTVDAGYRGELLVTLLNTDSKHSISLSRGDRIAQMVIQRVETAHFIVVDELPDSVRGTGGFGSTGGFSPSAHGGAGSSNS; from the coding sequence GTGACCCATCAGACTTCTTCTTCAAACCATGGTTCGTTCCAAGAGCACCCACCACTGAGCGTGCAGTTGTGCATGCTCGACGCCGGGATCGAACCTCCCAGCTACGCGCACCCAGGCGACGCCGGGGCAGATCTGCGTAGCCGGATAGATATTGTGCTTGCNCCCGGGGAGCGCGCCCTTGTTCCTACAGGNGTCAGCATTGCACTGCCCTTTGGGTTTGTGGCGCTGATCCACCCACGATCTGGTTTGGCCACCAAATACGGCCTTACTATTGTGAACAGCCCAGGTACCGTGGACGCCGGGTATCGTGGCGAGCTTTTAGTGACACTCCTGAACACCGACTCCAAGCATTCCATCTCCTTGTCAAGGGGCGATAGAATTGCACAAATGGTGATTCAGCGCGTGGAAACGGCGCACTTCATTGTGGTGGATGAACTGCCTGATTCGGTGCGCGGCACCGGCGGATTCGGATCTACCGGCGGTTTTTCGCCATCGGCGCACGGCGGCGCAGGCTCCAGCAACAGCTGA
- a CDS encoding DUF3710 domain-containing protein has protein sequence MAFGFGKKRKQLGSADGFDAGADDSTGAPGSAADLLNLPPDPSDTAYDRAVHGPLDDSEIDVTDGYVDLGALLITPREGLSLRLEVEESTSRVIAVTLDLNGSSLQLQAFAASRSEKLWRDIREQIGLSVGSQGGEIEILDGTFGKEVLAKVPTQSDDGNKGFRVARFIGIDGPRWFLRGVLGGNAAIDAEAAQELEDLFRGVVVVRGETPLPPRDLLLLRLPKDAVAGPEGALSADPGTPAQGGQPFRRGPEITAIG, from the coding sequence ATGGCTTTTGGGTTCGGTAAGAAAAGAAAACAGCTCGGATCAGCCGACGGCTTTGACGCTGGCGCAGATGATTCCACCGGTGCNCCCGGCTCAGCCGCCGACCTGCTAAATCTCCCGCCGGATCCTTCCGATACGGCCTATGACCGGGCCGTCCACGGGCCGTTGGATGATTCCGAAATTGACGTCACAGACGGCTATGTTGATCTTGGCGCTTTGCTCATCACCCCGCGTGAAGGTCTCTCTTTGCGTCTTGAAGTGGAAGAAAGCACCTCCCGCGTTATTGCCGTGACCCTTGACCTGAACGGTTCAAGCTTGCAATTGCAGGCCTTTGCGGCGTCGCGCTCAGAGAAGCTGTGGCGTGACATCCGCGAGCAGATCGGCCTGTCAGTGGGATCACAGGGCGGNGAGATTGAAATCCTTGACGGCACCTTCGGTAAGGAAGTCCTCGCCAAGGTACCGACCCAGAGCGACGACGGCAACAAGGGTTTCCGCGTTGCCCGGTTCATTGGTATTGACGGTCCGCGCTGGTTCCTGCGCGGAGTCTTGGGCGGAAACGCAGCAATTGATGCCGAAGCTGCGCAGGAGCTTGAAGACTTGTTCCGCGGCGTTGTGGTGGTGCGCGGAGAAACACCNCTGCCNCCACGGGACTTGCTGCTGCTGCGTCTGCCCAAGGATGCCGTTGCAGGTCCCGAAGGCGCCTTATCAGCTGATCCGGGAACGCCTGCCCAAGGTGGGCAACCGTTCCGTCGAGGGCCCGAAATCACTGCGATCGGCTGA
- a CDS encoding DUF3159 domain-containing protein has protein sequence MSQQSPEEKPPTDKSAAGFAEIAQEMAAKXPLVRKENGHIDLLAAAGGIRGIAESVLPGLVFLVAFTLTRNLSTALVGSVIMAAVFLVARLIQRTPLTQALAGIAGVALSAFLAMQTGKAENFYLIGFLTNAGYILAMVISIAVRWPVLGLLFGYARNEGVRWRQVPERLRAYRVATWIIVAVMAARLAVQLPLYLTEQVDALGAMRLIMGVPLYAFGLWIAWLLSRPVSDA, from the coding sequence TTGAGTCAGCAAAGCCCCGAAGAGAAGCCACCGACGGATAAATCAGCCGCCGGTTTCGCCGAGATCGCCCAGGAGATGGCGGCTAAGAANCCCCTGGTCCGCAAGGAGAACGGCCACATTGACTTGCTGGCTGCGGCCGGAGGAATCAGAGGCATCGCCGAAAGCGTGCTGCCCGGACTCGTGTTCTTAGTGGCGTTCACCCTGACCCGTAACTTGAGCACTGCTCTGGTGGGCTCGGTGATCATGGCAGCGGTGTTCCTGGTGGCCCGGCTCATTCAGCGCACACCNCTGACCCAGGCGCTAGCNGGAATTGCCGGCGTCGCCCTGTCAGCGTTTCTGGCCATGCAGACGGGCAAAGCCGAGAATTTTTACCTCATAGGATTTTTGACAAACGCCGGCTATATTCTTGCCATGGTGATCTCCATTGCTGTGCGCTGGCCTGTTTTGGGACTGCTGTTTGGTTACGCCCGCAATGAGGGAGTGCGTTGGCGCCAGGTGCCCGAACGTCTGCGCGCCTACCGTGTTGCCACCTGGATCATTGTGGCGGTCATGGCTGCACGCCTTGCCGTGCAGCTGCCGCTGTACCTCACGGAGCAAGTTGACGCGCTAGGTGCCATGCGATTGATCATGGGTGTCCCGTTGTACGCCTTTGGGCTGTGGATCGCCTGGCTCCTCAGCCGCCCCGTCAGCGACGCCTGA
- a CDS encoding TrkA family potassium uptake protein, with protein MLVVIVGAGSVGCSIAKELLSNGHEVLLIDPKPEVIGKSGLRGARWLVGDACEISTLREAKLEEADVVVSATGDDKVNLVVSLLAKSEFGVGRTVGRVNNPKXDWMFDDSWGVDVAVNTXQLMTALVEEAVEIGDLVRLLTLQTGVASLVEFTVPTDSHVIGQTVGIIHWPHDSTLVAILRDEAPITPSADDVVEAGDELFFITTIAAENELRGLLSGHASN; from the coding sequence ATGCTAGTTGTCATAGTTGGTGCTGGCAGCGTGGGCTGTTCGATCGCCAAGGAACTGCTCTCCAATGGCCATGAGGTGCTGTTGATCGACCCTAAACCGGAGGTCATTGGCAAAAGTGGTTTGCGCGGGGCCCGCTGGCTGGTGGGTGACGCCTGCGAAATCAGTACGCTGCGCGAGGCCAAGTTGGAAGAGGCCGACGTGGTGGTCTCAGCTACCGGCGATGACAAGGTCAACTTAGTGGTGTCCTTGCTGGCCAAGTCCGAGTTCGGGGTGGGGCGCACGGTAGGCCGGGTCAACAATCCTAAANATGACTGGATGTTTGATGACTCCTGGGGCGTGGACGTGGCGGTGAACACCNCGCAGCTGATGACGGCGCTAGTGGAGGAAGCTGTTGAAATTGGGGACCTTGTCCGGTTGCTGACACTGCAAACCGGGGTGGCGTCCCTGGTTGAGTTCACCGTGCCCACGGACTCGCATGTGATCGGCCAAACAGTGGGCATCATTCACTGGCCGCACGATTCAACACTGGTGGCTATCTTGCGTGATGAGGCTCCGATCACTCCCAGCGCCGACGATGTGGTGGAGGCAGGGGACGAGCTCTTCTTTATCACCACCATTGCCGCCGAAAACGAGCTTCGCGGGCTCCTCTCAGGTCACGCCAGCAACTAA
- a CDS encoding TrkA family potassium uptake protein, whose protein sequence is MAHFVIMGCGRVGATLAHTLEDSGHSVAIIDQDERAFRRLRTGFTGRKITGVGFDQDTLKQADIENAYAFAAVSSGDNSNILATRVARETFHVEHVVARIYDPGRAEIYQRLGIPTVAAVRWSADQVLRRILXETAIKGDFREPSGRLLLSELFLHPAWIGRHIMDIESAAGIRVAYLTRFGEGMLXXPDTSYQQGDTVHGMLVGAQLSEVARILCSP, encoded by the coding sequence ATGGCACATTTTGTGATCATGGGTTGCGGTCGCGTGGGCGCAACACTGGCCCACACCCTTGAGGATTCTGGCCACTCGGTGGCCATCATCGACCAGGACGAGCGGGCCTTCCGCCGTTTGCGCACAGGGTTCACCGGACGCAAAATCACCGGTGTGGGCTTTGACCAGGACACCTTGAAGCAGGCTGACATTGAGAACGCCTATGCTTTTGCTGCCGTTTCCAGCGGGGACAACTCAAATATTCTGGCCACCCGTGTAGCCCGTGAGACGTTCCATGTGGAGCATGTGGTGGCACGGATCTATGACCCCGGCCGTGCCGAGATCTACCAACGCCTGGGCATCCCCACCGTGGCAGCGGTGCGGTGGAGCGCGGACCAAGTACTGCGGCGCATTCTCNCTGAAACGGCCATCAAGGGTGACTTCCGTGAACCCTCGGGCCGGCTGCTGCTCAGCGAACTGTTCTTGCACCCTGCCTGGATCGGGCGCCATATCATGGACATCGAAAGTGCTGCCGGGATCCGGGTGGCTTACCTGACCCGTTTCGGTGAAGGAATGCTCNCGNGACCGGACACCAGCTACCAGCAAGGCGATACTGTGCACGGCATGCTTGTTGGTGCGCAATTGAGCGAGGTTGCCCGAATCCTCTGCAGCCCCTGA